Below is a genomic region from Cellulomonas sp. P24.
GCGCCGTTGATCGCGTTGGAAGGAGCCTGACATGAAACCGACCGTGAACGCCAGGAACATCCCTCTCCACGTCGTGGCGGGCTAGAAGAAGCAGGCAATCTGCGCGACGAAAAAGGACGGCCATCTCGGCGTCTGAGCGCAGGTCGCGGACCCGGCGAGTGGCTGATCATGGCCGGCGAGAACGCCAGTTCCGCCGAGCTCGAACGACAAGATCCCGTTGAGTGCGCTTTCTGCCACGAGCGCGCGCGCCAAAGGAGGAAGAGCATGATTGTTCTGGGTATCGTATTGATCGTCCTGGGCCTGGTCGTAGCCACGCTGCACATCCTGGTCACGATCGGCATCGTCTTGTTGGCAGTCGGCCTCGTGCTCGCGGTGCTTGGTGGCACGGGACGCGCGATCGCCGGTCGCAGCCACTGGTGGTGAGGCCCCCTCGCCGGCCCGGTCACACGCCGATCGGGAGCAACCGTCCGGAGTCCTCAGGAGTCGTTGGCCGATCGCGACGCGGATTCGCCTCGTCTCTGGGCTCGTCGGCGCCACCGGTGAGCGCCGCAAAGCTCCGGTCGCGTCGCGGCTTCCTTCCGCACGTGGCCTTCGCTCCCTGCCTGCGTGAGGAGGCAGGGCAGATCCCGTGCGGTTCACGTGGGCCGCGCGGGACGAGGCTTGGCGTGGGACGGGCCGTCAAGCCTCGACCGTCGTCGCACACGTTGATCCAGTGGTCAGTGAGCTGAGGAGGCCTTCGTGACCGAGATCTCACGTCTGCCCGGGCCGCAGTGGGAAATCTGGGAGTGGCAGTACCAGGGAGCGTGTCGGGAGGCCGATCCCGCCCTGTTCTTTCACCCGCAGAGCGAGCGTGGGGCACAGCGCCGTCGACGGGATACGGCTGCGAAGGCAATCTGCGCAGAGTGTCCGGTGATCGATGAGTGCCGAGAGCATTCGTTCGCGGTTCGTGAGCCGTACGGGGTCTGGGGCGGACTGACCGAGGATGAACGTGCCGAGGTCCTCGCCCGTTCTGTCCGAAAGTCGGCTTGACTGGTCCACGCACCGAAATAGGCGCGGCCCATTTCTGGCGTATGGCACCGCATGGCTGTTCACATGGATGCCGTTCACGGCGGGGCATGCCGATGTCGACTGTGAGGTCCTCGAGCGAGCGACCACGACACCCGCGGCTAGCGGTCTCTTGGTGCGGGGTCGGACGGGCAGACATCCGTTGGCGACTCTCTGCGTCGAGTGGCCTGCTGCGTCGAGTGACGTGCTCGTTTACATCGCTTCCTTGATCCCGATCTTGATCAACCACCAGTTGACCGGGTAGGCGGTGGCGAATCCGGCGAGCATGGCGAGCTGCATCACCCACCAGAACTCCGGTGTGAGCACGGCCGCCCGTCCGCCGGTGGTGGCGGGCAGCACCACGAGCTGGGCCAGGGCCATCAGCCCGTACATCCCCACCTGCCAGGACGTGATCGACAGCGTGTCCGCCTTGATCGCCTGCCACAGGCTGCGCCGGGCGGACTGGTGGGCCATCGGGGCGATCGCGGCGTACTGGAAGGCGATGCCGATCAGGTAGGCGGCGACGAAGTCGAGCACCCAGCGGGCGTACATCTCGTCGGAGAACACCGTGCCCAGCCCGGCGACCGCAGCCAGACCGGGGACCGCCACCAGGCCCAGCTCCGCGACGAGATCGCCGAGGGTGCACCCCGCACCACAGTGGCTGGCGCCGGTGGCGACCGAGATCCGCAGCGGCACCTCCGTTTGCGCGTCGTGGGCCCCACGGGGCGCCGCGCGTCCCCACCGCAGGTACAGGCGCAGCCACAGCAACCCGCCGAAGAGCATCGTCACCGGCCACACCACCGACATCACCCCCATGGACTGGGGTCGCCGCGCGACGTCCACGGCCGTCCACCCGGCGACGGCGACAGCCACAGCGAGTGAGGCGACGCTCAGCACGGTCAGCCAGGCCGGGAAGTCGGCCGTGTGCAAGATGACCAGGTCGGCGCGGATCAGACCACCCGCCACTGCTCGGCGTCCGGGCGAAGCCTCATCCCGTGCCCCGTGTCCGCGTTCGGTGCCACCACGCCATCGGTGACGACGGGCACGCCGTCGAAGAGCATCGCCTCGAGCCTGGTGTGATCGTGGAACCACTCCAGGTGCGCAAGTGTCGGCGCGCAGCCGGCGACGTGGACCGACAGCGCCGGCGCGCAATGGGTGGAGATCGGCCGTTCGAAGGTCTGGGCGAGAGCGGCGACTCGTCGCCAGCCGGTGAACCCGCCGCAGCGGGTGACATCTGCCTGCAGGGTGTCGACGGCGCCGGCGATGAGCAGGTCGCGGAAGTCGGCGGGAGTTGAGCCGTACTCCCCGGCCGCGATGTCGGCCTCGGCGTGACGGCGCACGTGCGCCAGGCCCGGCAGGTCACGAGAAGAGACGGGCTCCTCGAACCACACGACACCGTGCTCACGCATCGCGCGCTCGACCCGGACGGCCTGTCCGACGCTGTACCCGCCATTCGCGTCCACCATCAGGTCGACGCCGGCTCCGACAAGCTCACGGACCTCGGCAACCCGACCGAGGTCTCGCTGGACCGCCGTTCCCCACGACTCACCGATCTTGATCTTGACCGCGCGGGCGCCCAGCCCGTCGACCCAGCCGAGCACCTGCTCGGCGGTGCGGTGCGAGTCGTAGGTGGTGAAGCCACCACTTCCGTAGATCCGCAGCTGCTCGCGCACAGAGCCGAGAAGGCTGCAGACCGGCATCTCGAGCAGACGCCCTGCGAGGTCCCACATCGCGATGTCGATGGCAGACACCGCTGCCGCGCCGAGCCCGGGCACACCGACGTTGCGCAGCAGGCGCAGCGTCGCGTCGTGCACCGCGACGGGGTTGAGCGCGTCGCGGCCGATCACCTCCGGTGCGAGTACCCGGTGCACGAGGTCGCCGGCGGCCCGGTCGGTGTAGGTCCAGCCCACGCCCGTCGCGTCGCCCGCGGCGACCTGGACGACCACGACCGTGGTGGCGTCCCAGGCGAGGGTGCCGTCCCCCTCCGGTCCATCGGTCGGCACCGTGTACGCGGCAACCCGGACGTCTCGGACCGGGGCCGTCAGACGGGCCACGACGGCCCCCCGTTCGCGCGGTCGGGCGCGGCAGGTGCGTGTGCTGAGCGGTTCCGCACGAGCTGCGGCGGCCCCGGCCGAGTCCCGATCGCGTCCTCTGGCCGAGTCGCCGGCAGCCTGTTCTGCAACGCGCCGGCCAGCAGCTCGGCCAGGTGCACGGCCTGTCGACCGGTCCCGGTCTGCTCGATCTGGGTCCGGCAGCTGAACCCGTCGGCCAGGACGACGGCGTCGTCGGGGGTCGTGCGCAGGGCCGGAAGGAGCTCGTGCTCGGCGACCGCGACCGATACGTCGAGGTGGCCCGCCTCGAAGCCGAAGTTCCCCGCCAGGCCGCAGCACCCGCTGACGGTCGTGGCGTCGACCCCCGCCCTCCGCATGAGCTCCGCGTCGGGGTCCGAGCCGAGCACGGCGTGCTGGTGGCAGTGCGGCTGGACCAGGGCGGCCCGGTCGACGTGCGGTGGCTGCCACCCGTCGGTCGAGGTCAGCAGCTCGGCAAGGGTCCTGGTCTGGTCCCGCAGGCGCACCATGTCGTGGTCGTGCGGAAAGAGCTCCGGACCGTCGGACCTGAAGACGGCTGTGCAGCTCGGTTCGAGCCCGACCACCAGCCCGCCCGCCCTGAGGTGCGGTGCCAGGTGACGCAGCGTGCGGCGCAGGACACGCTCGGCGATGTCGAGCTGGCCGGTGGAGATCCAGGTCAGCCCGCAGCACAAGGTGCCGTCCGGGATCACGACCCGGTACCCGGCGTCCTCGAGGACCTCGACCGCCGCCTGGCCGACGTGGGGGTGCAGGTTGTTCGTGAAGGTGTCCGGCCAGAGCATCACGTCACCGCGTTCGCCGGAGCCGCGGGGTCCACGACTCCGGTAGGAGTCGGTGAACCGGTGGTCGGCGAAGTAGGGCACCGGCCGGTCCGGCTCGATGCCGCCGGCCTGCTGGGCGAGCCGAGTGAGCGGGCCGGCGTGCGAGATCGCGTTGACGGCGCGCGGCGCGAGAGCGGCGAGCCGAGCCCACAAGGGCAACCAGCCCATCGCGTAGTGCGATGCGGGTCTCAACCGGTGCGCGTAGTGGTGCGACAGGAACTCCGCCTTGTACGTGGCCATGTCGACGTCGACCGGGCAGTCGCTCTTGCAGCCCTTGCAGGCCAGGCACAGGTCGAGGGCGTCACGGACTGCTGTCGAGCGCCAGCCGTCGGTGATGGGGCTGTCCGGGTGGTTGCTGAGCATCTCGAACAGCAGACGCGACCTGCCGCGGGTGGAGTGCTCCTCGTCGCCGGTCGCCCGGTAGGAGGGACACATGACTCCCCCGGAGTGGCTGCGGCACTGTCCGACACCGACGCAGCGCAGCACTGAACGGTCGAAGCTCCCGTCGTCACTCGGATAACGGAAGTGCAGGTCGCGGGCTTCGTGCGGGGCGTAGTCCGGTCCGAGTCTCAGGTTCTCGTCCAGGCGGTTCGGGTGGACCACCTTGCCGGGGTTCATCCGGTCGTCCGGGTCGATCAGGGCTTTGAGCTGGGTGAACGCCTCGATCACCCGGTCGCCGAACATGATCGGCAGCAGCTCGCCGCGCTGCTGGCCGTCTCCGTGCTCCCCGGAGAGGGATCCGCCGTAGCTGCGCACGAGGTGAGCCGCTCGGTGCAGGAACCGGCGGTAGTGCGCGACGCCCGGGGCGGTGGTCAGGTCGAAGGGGATCCGGATGTGCAGGCAGCCGTGACCGAAGTGGCCGTAGCGAGACGCCTTGCCGTAGCCGAACTCGTCGAGCAGGTCGCCGAAGTCCCGCAGGTAGTCTCCCAGGCGTTCTGGCGGGACTGCCGAGTCTTCCCAGCCTGGCCACGTGTCTGCCATGTCCGGTACCCGGGCGGTCGCGCCGAGTCCTGACTCGCGAACGTCCCACAGGTCCTGGCGGTGCGCCGGGTCGGTGTACTCCTGGCTGGTTGCTCCGGCGTCCTCGGCTTCGGTCACCAAGGCGTCCATCCGTTCTCGAAGGGTCGCCTCGTCGTCGGCGCCGAGCTGGACCATCAGCCAGCCTTCGCCGGGTGGGAGCAGTCCAAGAGCCCCGGCGTTGAGGCGCTTCTCGCGCTCGAAGTGGATGAGGCGCTCGTCCATGCCTTCGACCACGAGCGGGTCGTGGCGGTTGACCATCACCACGGCGTCCGCAGCCTGCTCGATCGAGGGATAGCCGAGCACGACGAGTGCCTTGTGCGCCACGAGGGGAACCAGCTGCAGCTCGGCGTGCAGCAGGGTGACGAGCGTGCCTTCTGACCCGGCCAGCGCCTTCCCCACATCGAACCCGTTCTCGGGCAGCAGCGAGTCCAGGTCGTAGCCGGAGACGCGGCGGGGTATCTGCGGATACCGGTCGCGCACCGCGTCACCGAATTCCTCGACGATGTGCCGCAGGCCCTGGTAGATCTCGGCGCGGCGACCGCCTGCGGCGACGATCTCGTCGTACTGCTCCTCGCTGGTCGCACCGATCCACATCCGGGTGCCGTCATAGGTGAGCACCTCGGCGCGCACGAGGTTGTCGACGGTCTTGCCGTAGGCCTGGGCGGTCGATCCGCAGGAGTTGTTCCCGATCATCCCGCCCAGCGTGCAGCGCGAGTGGGTCGAGGGTTGGGGGCCGAACTGCAGCCCGTGCTCGGCGAGGGCAGCGTTGAGCTCGTCCAGGACGATGCCCGGTTCGACGATCGCGGTGCGTCGTGCGGTGTCGACCGATACCAGCCGGTGGCAGTACTTGGACCAGTCGAGCACCACGGCGACGTTGCAGGCCTGGCCGGCGAGGCTGGTGCCGCCTCCTCGGGACACGAGGGGTGCGCCCATCTGCGCGCACACCGCGACCGCGGCGACTCCGGCCGCCACGGTCCGAGGCAGGACCACGCCGAGGGGGACCTGACGGAAGTTGGATGCGTCGGTTGCGTACGTGCCGCGGGAGCCGACGTCGAACCTGACCTCTCCGTCCACCGCCTCGGTGAGTCGGCGCTCGAGCTCGCGCAGGTCCAGGCCCGCCAGGTCCGCGTGACGGCGTACCGGAGTGGGGAGCTGTGTGGTCACGCTCAGCTCCCGAGCTGGGAGATCTTGTCCTTGAGCAGCGTGGTCCCTATCGCCACCTTGTGCGGCTGGCCGTGCAGGAACGCAGTTGCGAACTTCTTCGCCTGCTCGTAGGAGACCTTGCCCGGCAACGGCGGCTCGTTCGGTTCGACGTCGACGTCCAGCAGGGCGGGCCCGTCGAACGCGAGCATGTCGGCGACCGCGTCGCGAAGCTCCCAGGGCTCTGTCACCTTGCGGCCGAACCCGCCGCACGACCTCGCCCAGCCGGAGAAGTCCGACGTCGGCTCGGGGAAGCGCACGCCGTGCTCGGGGTAGCCGAGCACCATCTGCTCCCACAGGATCTGTCCGAGCGAGCTGTTGTTGTTGATCACGACCTTGATCGGGAGCTTCTGCTCGGCGGCGGTGAGGAACTCGGCCATCAGCATCGCGAACCCGCCGTCGCCGACGAATGCGATGACCTGCCGGTCGGGGAAGGCGTGCTGGACACCGTTCGCATAGGGCAGGCCGGGGGCCATCGTCGCGAGGTTGCCCGACAGGTAGAACTCGCGCGAGCCGCGGATCGTCCAGTGCCGGGCCGCCCAGGTGGCGATCGTGCCTGAGTCGCAGGTCAGGACGGCGTCGTCGGCGGCGAGGTCGTCGATCACGCTCATGAGGTACTGCGGTGCGATCGGTGAGCGCTCCGGGTTCTCCAGCGCCGCCATGTTCACCCGCCAGTCCGTCATCGCCTTCTGGTACTTCTCCAGGTGCGTGCGGTCGTCCCGGCGTGTCAGCAGAGGCAACAGGGCCGTGAGCCCCTCCTTGGCGTCGCCGATCATCGGCACGTCCGTCGCGATTCGTGTACCGGCGCGCGCAGGGTCGGCCTCGAGCTGGACCACCGTGGCCTGTCCGGGCGCCGGAAGGTGCTGGCTGTAGGGGAAGTTCGTGCCGATCATGAACAGGGCGTCGCAGTCCTCGGCCAGCTCCTCCCCTGGCTTGGTGCCCAGCAACCCGATGCCTCCGACGGCCAGCTCGTGGTCGTCGGGGATGACGGCCTTGCCGGACAAGGTCTTGATCACCGGGGCACCCAGGGCCTCGGCGACGGCGAGCACCTCGTCACGCGCGTGCAGCGCGCCCGCACCGGCCAAGATCGCTGGACGCTGCGCGGCGTTGAGCACCTCCGCGGCGCGAGCGAGATCCTGCTCGCGCGGGCGGCCAGGTGCCGGCAGGTACACCGGTGCGGTGTGCGGCGGGGTGGCGGGCGCGACATGGGCGAACGGGTCGGCGTCGGCGTCGGCGACCTGGATGTCGTTCGGGACGGTCAGGTGCGCCACGCCGCGCCGGGCGTAGGCGGTGCGGATCGCGATGTCGACGACGCCGGGCAGCTGAACGGGGTTGGTGACCAGCAGGTCGTACTCGGCGACGTCGGCGAACACCTTGTCCAGGGCGACCTCCTGCTGGTACCCGGTGCCCAGCACGCTGGTCTCCTGCATGCCGGTGATCGCCAGGACCGGCTGGTGGTCGAGCTTCGCGTCGTACAGGCCGTTGAGGAGGTGGATCCCGCCCGGGCCGGACGTCGCGAGGCACACGCCGATGCGTCCGGTGGCCTTCGCGTGGGCCGCGGCCATGAAGGCCGCTGCCTCTTCGTGGTGCACCAGGACGAAGCGCACCTTGTCTTGATGCCGGCGCAGGCCCTCCATGATCCCGTTGATCCCGTCACCGGGAATCCCGAAGACGGTGTCTACTCCCCAATCGGCTAGTCGCTCGATCAGGGCTTCCGAGGTGATCCGAGTCATCAATTCACGTTAAACACGTTTGTCACGGTCCGCATCTGGAGCGGGGTGACCGCCTCGAACGTGGTCGCGCGGACGACCGGATTGCGCGGACTACTGGTCCGCCCGCCCGGTCACAGGGGTGCGTGCGTGGTGCTGTGTCGCCCCGCCGAGGGTCGTCGAGGTCTCCAGGAGCAGGGCGTGGACGAAGGCCTGCGGCAGGTTGCCTCGGAGCTGGCGTTGTGTCACGTCGAACTCTTCGGAGAGCAGTCCCGGTGGCCCGGGGACGCTGCGGTTGCGTTCGAAGATGCGGATGGCCTCGGTGTGGTGGCCTTGCTGCCACTCCGCCAGTGCGAGGGTGAACCCGCACAGCAAGAAGGCTCCCTCTGCAGTGCCGAGGGGCTCGCCGCCGACGTCGTACCGGTAGACGTACCCGTCGACGAGAAGCGTCTTGCGGACCTGTTCCAGGGTGGCGACCGTGCGGGGGTCCGACGCGGGGAGAGCTCCGCGGACGGCCGGGAGCAGCAGAGCGGCATCGACGTCGCGCAGGCCCGGGCTGCGTTGCCAGTACCCCTGCGGGTTCAGGCATCGTCGCGAGGTCTCGTGCAGGATCTCCGCGGCGAGCCGTGTGGCGCGGTGCGGGTCGCCGAAGGCACGGACGGTCGCGGACGCCCGGAGACCGGCCACGCACGCCAGGCGGGAGTGGGTCCACCAGTCGTCGTCGAGCTCCCAGATCCCGGCATCCGGCCGGCGCCAGCGCGCCTCGATCACGTCGACGGCCACGTGTACCGCCGCGACCACGTCCGGGTCGAGGACGTCGTGCCGGGCGGCTGCGGTGAAGAGCTGGAGGGCTTCGCCGGGTGCGTCGAGCTGGAACTGGTCGTTGACCCAGTTGCCTCGGACGTCGGCCCCGCCGGGGTACCCGGCCAGGGCGAGGCGCGACTCGTCGGGGACGCGTCCGCCGTCGACGGTGTAGGCAGGTGTGAGGTCGGTGCCGTCCGCGAGCAGGGCACCGGCGACGAAGCTCGTCGCAGACCGCAGGAGCGGGTGGGCCCCGTCGGCGGCGACGGCGATCCCTGCGTAGCACTGGTCACGGATCCAGACGTAGCGGTAGTCGTAGTTGCGTCCCTGCTCGGCGCGCTCCGGAAGTGACATCGTGGCCGCCGCAACCATGCCACCGCCGCTGGAGGTCAGACCGCGCAGCACCGCGTAGGACTGCCGCGCGTCCGAGGGCGCCGCACCGCCCGCGAACGACGGGACCGCGCCGGACCACTCACGGGCGGTGCGGACCCACGCGTCCTCGGGATCGACCGGTGCGGGCAGCGGCACGTCGGAGACCTCGAGGACGAGATCCCTCGCACTGTGCGGTGCGAGCTCGAGGTCGAACACGAGCTCGCCCGACGCGGAACGTGACGCCTCAGGCGCACCCGACCAGCGCATCGTGAGGCCGCCGCTGCGGGCCGTCCACCGACCGTCGGCGTCGCGGTGCAGGTCGGTCATCGTCGCGTCGCCGAAGCCGGCTCGGACATCGAGCAGGACGCGAAGCCGGGCCGGGCCGTCGCGGGACTCGATCCGTCGCAGGATCACGGCGCGGTGCGGGTCCGCAGGCATCGCCAGGGCGTCGCGACACTCGATCACCGTGCTCGTGGTCACCCACCTGTTGCGCCAGATCAGCGACCCGGGCTCGTAGGACCCTCCCCACACGTGCGTATCGGACGGCGTGACCGCGTAGCCCCCTTCCCCACCCACCAGGAGCGAGAACACGGCGTCGTCATGCCACCTCGGCGCGCACATCCAGGCGAGGTCTCCGTGCGGTCCGCACAGGGCGCCCCGCTCCCCGTCGGCGATCAGCGCGTAGTCGCGCAGGACGTGCGGGGCGTAGCCGGCGAGCGACTCGGCGATCACGGCGCGTGCTCCGCGCGTGCAGCGATCGCCGCCGAGGCGAGCGCTGCCACCGTCGCCAGCGCGCCGCTCGCCGCCGCTGCCCGGCGGCGCTGCGAGGAGCACGCCGCGAGCGCGACCATGCTCACGGCGTGCACGGCATCGACCAGGGCGGACAGCTGGTGCACCCCTACCCGTCGGGTGGTGGCCACCACGGCCCCCTGCCCGATGAGCCGGGCACCGAGGACCCGTGCCCCGATGCGCGTCGCGGCGTCGTGGTCGGCTCCGATGAGAGCGACGACACGCCGGGGCGAGGAGACCAGCGCGACCCCGAGCCCGAGCTGTACTGCGCCGAGCACGCAGGCGCCGGCAGGTGCCCCCCTCACCGTCGCCCCGCGAGGTAGACGCCGAGACCCACTGCGGCAGCGCCGATGGCAGCGAGCGTCCCGTGGTGGTGGGACGCCCACTGCTGGGGGTCGCTGGAGTGGGACTGCTGCGTGAACACCCCCCGCATCCCGTAGTCGTGGCCGTCACGGCCGTCCGCGGGCTCCCACAAGTTGCTGCGCGCCTCGGGGTCGGTCTGGTCACCGGTCTGCTGGGAGTCGAACCCGGTCCGCGCCAGGTAGCGGTCCAGCAGCCCCGGCGCCAGTGCGTTCGCGGCCAGCGTCGCCGCGGTGCTGGACCCGACCCAGTACTCGCGCCGACGCGGGTGCTCGGC
It encodes:
- a CDS encoding DUF6131 family protein, giving the protein MAGENASSAELERQDPVECAFCHERARQRRKSMIVLGIVLIVLGLVVATLHILVTIGIVLLAVGLVLAVLGGTGRAIAGRSHWW
- a CDS encoding DUF4396 domain-containing protein encodes the protein MAGGLIRADLVILHTADFPAWLTVLSVASLAVAVAVAGWTAVDVARRPQSMGVMSVVWPVTMLFGGLLWLRLYLRWGRAAPRGAHDAQTEVPLRISVATGASHCGAGCTLGDLVAELGLVAVPGLAAVAGLGTVFSDEMYARWVLDFVAAYLIGIAFQYAAIAPMAHQSARRSLWQAIKADTLSITSWQVGMYGLMALAQLVVLPATTGGRAAVLTPEFWWVMQLAMLAGFATAYPVNWWLIKIGIKEAM
- a CDS encoding thiamine pyrophosphate-binding protein, which translates into the protein MTRITSEALIERLADWGVDTVFGIPGDGINGIMEGLRRHQDKVRFVLVHHEEAAAFMAAAHAKATGRIGVCLATSGPGGIHLLNGLYDAKLDHQPVLAITGMQETSVLGTGYQQEVALDKVFADVAEYDLLVTNPVQLPGVVDIAIRTAYARRGVAHLTVPNDIQVADADADPFAHVAPATPPHTAPVYLPAPGRPREQDLARAAEVLNAAQRPAILAGAGALHARDEVLAVAEALGAPVIKTLSGKAVIPDDHELAVGGIGLLGTKPGEELAEDCDALFMIGTNFPYSQHLPAPGQATVVQLEADPARAGTRIATDVPMIGDAKEGLTALLPLLTRRDDRTHLEKYQKAMTDWRVNMAALENPERSPIAPQYLMSVIDDLAADDAVLTCDSGTIATWAARHWTIRGSREFYLSGNLATMAPGLPYANGVQHAFPDRQVIAFVGDGGFAMLMAEFLTAAEQKLPIKVVINNNSSLGQILWEQMVLGYPEHGVRFPEPTSDFSGWARSCGGFGRKVTEPWELRDAVADMLAFDGPALLDVDVEPNEPPLPGKVSYEQAKKFATAFLHGQPHKVAIGTTLLKDKISQLGS
- a CDS encoding FAD-binding and (Fe-S)-binding domain-containing protein, producing the protein MTTQLPTPVRRHADLAGLDLRELERRLTEAVDGEVRFDVGSRGTYATDASNFRQVPLGVVLPRTVAAGVAAVAVCAQMGAPLVSRGGGTSLAGQACNVAVVLDWSKYCHRLVSVDTARRTAIVEPGIVLDELNAALAEHGLQFGPQPSTHSRCTLGGMIGNNSCGSTAQAYGKTVDNLVRAEVLTYDGTRMWIGATSEEQYDEIVAAGGRRAEIYQGLRHIVEEFGDAVRDRYPQIPRRVSGYDLDSLLPENGFDVGKALAGSEGTLVTLLHAELQLVPLVAHKALVVLGYPSIEQAADAVVMVNRHDPLVVEGMDERLIHFEREKRLNAGALGLLPPGEGWLMVQLGADDEATLRERMDALVTEAEDAGATSQEYTDPAHRQDLWDVRESGLGATARVPDMADTWPGWEDSAVPPERLGDYLRDFGDLLDEFGYGKASRYGHFGHGCLHIRIPFDLTTAPGVAHYRRFLHRAAHLVRSYGGSLSGEHGDGQQRGELLPIMFGDRVIEAFTQLKALIDPDDRMNPGKVVHPNRLDENLRLGPDYAPHEARDLHFRYPSDDGSFDRSVLRCVGVGQCRSHSGGVMCPSYRATGDEEHSTRGRSRLLFEMLSNHPDSPITDGWRSTAVRDALDLCLACKGCKSDCPVDVDMATYKAEFLSHHYAHRLRPASHYAMGWLPLWARLAALAPRAVNAISHAGPLTRLAQQAGGIEPDRPVPYFADHRFTDSYRSRGPRGSGERGDVMLWPDTFTNNLHPHVGQAAVEVLEDAGYRVVIPDGTLCCGLTWISTGQLDIAERVLRRTLRHLAPHLRAGGLVVGLEPSCTAVFRSDGPELFPHDHDMVRLRDQTRTLAELLTSTDGWQPPHVDRAALVQPHCHQHAVLGSDPDAELMRRAGVDATTVSGCCGLAGNFGFEAGHLDVSVAVAEHELLPALRTTPDDAVVLADGFSCRTQIEQTGTGRQAVHLAELLAGALQNRLPATRPEDAIGTRPGPPQLVRNRSAHAPAAPDRANGGPSWPV
- a CDS encoding enolase C-terminal domain-like protein codes for the protein MARLTAPVRDVRVAAYTVPTDGPEGDGTLAWDATTVVVVQVAAGDATGVGWTYTDRAAGDLVHRVLAPEVIGRDALNPVAVHDATLRLLRNVGVPGLGAAAVSAIDIAMWDLAGRLLEMPVCSLLGSVREQLRIYGSGGFTTYDSHRTAEQVLGWVDGLGARAVKIKIGESWGTAVQRDLGRVAEVRELVGAGVDLMVDANGGYSVGQAVRVERAMREHGVVWFEEPVSSRDLPGLAHVRRHAEADIAAGEYGSTPADFRDLLIAGAVDTLQADVTRCGGFTGWRRVAALAQTFERPISTHCAPALSVHVAGCAPTLAHLEWFHDHTRLEAMLFDGVPVVTDGVVAPNADTGHGMRLRPDAEQWRVV
- a CDS encoding WhiB family transcriptional regulator translates to MTEISRLPGPQWEIWEWQYQGACREADPALFFHPQSERGAQRRRRDTAAKAICAECPVIDECREHSFAVREPYGVWGGLTEDERAEVLARSVRKSA
- a CDS encoding glycoside hydrolase family 15 protein → MIAESLAGYAPHVLRDYALIADGERGALCGPHGDLAWMCAPRWHDDAVFSLLVGGEGGYAVTPSDTHVWGGSYEPGSLIWRNRWVTTSTVIECRDALAMPADPHRAVILRRIESRDGPARLRVLLDVRAGFGDATMTDLHRDADGRWTARSGGLTMRWSGAPEASRSASGELVFDLELAPHSARDLVLEVSDVPLPAPVDPEDAWVRTAREWSGAVPSFAGGAAPSDARQSYAVLRGLTSSGGGMVAAATMSLPERAEQGRNYDYRYVWIRDQCYAGIAVAADGAHPLLRSATSFVAGALLADGTDLTPAYTVDGGRVPDESRLALAGYPGGADVRGNWVNDQFQLDAPGEALQLFTAAARHDVLDPDVVAAVHVAVDVIEARWRRPDAGIWELDDDWWTHSRLACVAGLRASATVRAFGDPHRATRLAAEILHETSRRCLNPQGYWQRSPGLRDVDAALLLPAVRGALPASDPRTVATLEQVRKTLLVDGYVYRYDVGGEPLGTAEGAFLLCGFTLALAEWQQGHHTEAIRIFERNRSVPGPPGLLSEEFDVTQRQLRGNLPQAFVHALLLETSTTLGGATQHHARTPVTGRADQ